A stretch of Physeter macrocephalus isolate SW-GA chromosome 6, ASM283717v5, whole genome shotgun sequence DNA encodes these proteins:
- the RESF1 gene encoding retroelement silencing factor 1 isoform X3, with the protein MNWNAKSESVTLPPQYPKKQASFLEQALVNTLTTASQSSLNHPGSNQEPCLFLSNLNPVSQPLLNIRNYKTPQQIPISDMHSGTIVTSQTSVERITYANVKGPKQPNHDLQMSSGVTQDVWLNSPMRNSMLSHTGATVSHQTGFGTNTPNVRALQNQFLTSDTYSMQLQMIPSNSGRVPITYQGNPRLNLPLSEQQVDWAQQCASSGLTYPDYRPLPKQYSYSSRSFLQDPTLQKQTPMSSVSLQVKNSQSPNPALTLQSKQIATVPSYQYAVTQTDKRPPPPPYDCRYASQPLQSTPHVVKHTSMEVPQSQEMNLSEMRKDFCRGFQQQWQNLNENFSTMGNSCNLRVNTNVNQPFSEPVRSSVGGVQALTQNNQEKRVDSRNLTSNQVLDTSATKEKLVRDIKTLVEIKKKFSDLARKIKINKNLLMAAGCIKTTNTSYSESAQNCGLSLKQTAKIQSGPQVTLGPPDTVEDKPPTVMESTEETNRTHNTLNSNLQDRNFNQVSSVLLTSGCSQVVSSLKTSAVEITQAILNNTQFSSGNLDNVAQNVPTNSEATSLPQSTSFEEYVSKYPNKNRLILSLLASGNKTQKKLLKDTNERIHDSKLHSFEMNPNVQNTGNQVNLKTMETPGTPSTCNINAKISNSSSCFEHKSFNGMSSKSDSHFSMELLATCLSLWKKQPSEPTEEKQCNESKTNKTAVGISKPADIYEKSPFSAVGNSQNKIVNSSQDTVLSMVAQNYESSGATTTKGIAVVSPLILSDVKTLSVKGITPEALPETIYPVIKEGSVCSLQSKSSENTAALNVNEPVTSATSTKIFPLIQKDKQSESTNTNSEVTPNTNQGKHDKSEPDIQYPVSDQQTSCISKDSDIVGRDVLQIGSICSLVEGDTSYNSQIAKIFNLPSLQKVEPQKPLPNHQVMNSRQNEQFDNITGNKDFDFQKDNFVQCTDVSHKITDQSESLQPPEPSTLKYIGAKCGILEESSLEHITKNESMANDMCSPAAIQQDNYPQEAAQDPTTNENLKDKTSILYLHDQLSELLKEFPYGIEPVNMHEGFVVQQMAHQISKAQTCGTTGCDSKDSTDQIQITILNSEQMKELFPEQDDQPNEVDKLTEPQKEKPVTKEGNQCDPQAHTVEETCDSVILDSEKDDVRCCALGWLSMVYEGVPQCQCNSTKNSTSKEEKGKDPRSPLETNGYKQGERTSDRDVPIAFNSPPNNQPKILLTCPIEKKSFPETEQGRNIKDKSKSEHNSSLGTEQELSGHFLSKGDKKPDSLQSHKRKRKLQFHEITFHSTNKIAKFSQESLQRKLMAQNLRPLKPKMGFLTGKNKDLHVKNGSLVQSVSPEKRKLKAGGSKQKVLEKKLDEGSILDSEIKRKKYDKQEQNKNVGGGAFKFCNLFSTTGERARIKEKTVSNVKSSGSMDSSSKINRVLSPKEYLSRQKHKEALKKNYLKNVPCDSQYMRSNKLSTRVGSCGRSNERHNGSVQTSKESLNIGASHGKNLKAHHSKESKTYISRNIKGTVGGKPPDKMWSDKTKLDKNLSNVNNDVEFSQMASQAKDQRKLYLNRVAFKCTERERICLTKLDGSPRKVNKEKRPENKPKTLLPVKDTTEKLSMLEFKLCPDGLFKNTNPVKDQKDLPSPRKEQAPVQVSGIKSTKEDWLKCVTEEKRMPEANQEIDDNVLANSRLSKRSFSADGFETLQNPVKDSKAMFQTYKKMYMEKRSRSLGSSTLE; encoded by the exons ATGAACTGGAATGCAAAATCAGAGAGTGTCACCTTACCACCACAGTATCCTAAAAAACAGGCATCTTTTTTGGAGCAAGCTTTAGTAAACACACTTACCACAGCATCTCAAAGTTCTTTAAACCATCCTGGAAGTAACCAAGAACCATGCCTATTTCTCAGTAATTTAAATCCAGTTTCACAGCCGCTGCTCAACatcagaaattataaaactcctcaaCAAATCCCTATTTCTGATATGCATAGTGGGACCATTGTGACCTCACAAACTTCAGTAGAAAGAATAACATATGCAAATGTTAAAGGACCCAAACAACCAAATCACGATTTGCAAATGTCTTCAGGAGTTACACAGGATGTATGGTTGAACTCACCAATGAGGAATTCTATGCTTTCTCATACAGGGGCAACTGTATCTCATCAGACTGGTTTTGGAACGAATACGCCCAATGTACGTGCACTACAGAATCAATTTCTAACATCAGATACCTATTCTATGCAACTACAAATGATCCCTTCTAATTCCGGAAGAGTTCCTATAACTTATCAAGGAAACCCGAGACTTAACCTACCTTTATCAGAGCAGCAGGTTGATTGGGCACAGCAGTGTGCATCCAGTGGATTGACTTACCCAGATTACAGACCACTTCCAAAGCAATATAGTTATTCATCACGAAGCTTTTTGCAGGATCCTACTCTTCAGAAACAAACCCCTATGTCATCTGTATCATTACAAGTTAAAAATAGTCAATCTCCAAATCCTGCCCTGACTTTACAGTCAAAGCAGATTGCAACTGTACCGTCATATCAGTATGCGGTTACTCAAACTGACAAaagacctcctcctcctccttatgACTGTAGGTATGCAAGCCAGCCTCTGCAAAGTACTCCGCATGTTGTTAAACACACTtctatggaagttcctcagagtCAAGAAATGAACTTATCTGAAATGAGGAAAGACTTTTGTAGAGGCTTTCAGCAGCAGTGGCAAAACCTTAATGAAAATTTCAGCACAATGGGAAATTCCTGTAACTTGAGAGTAAATACCAATGTCAATCAGCCTTTCAGTGAACCTGTTAGATCTTCTGTGGGTGGTGTTCAGGCTCTTACTCAaaataatcaagagaaaagaGTGGATTCTCGAAATCTAACTTCAAATCAAGTACTGGACACAAGTGCCACAAAAGAAAAGTTAGTGAGGGATATTAAAACAttagtagaaataaaaaagaagttttcAGACCTtgcaaggaaaattaaaattaataaaaatcttttgatGGCAGCAGGTTGTATTAAAACAACTAATACCTCTTATAGTGAATCAGCTCAAAATTGTGGGTTGTCTCTGAAACAAACTGCCAAAATCCAGTCTGGACCACAGGTAACCCTAGGCCCTCCAGATACCGTGGAGGATAAACCACCAACGGTAATGGAATCTacagaagaaacaaatagaaCACACAATACATTGAATTCCAACCTTCAGGACAGAAATTTTAACCAAGTCAGTTCTGTTTTACTAACTTCTGGCTGTTCGCAAGTTGTGAGTTCTTTAAAGACATCAGCTGTTGAGATTACCCAGGCAATATTAAATAACACCCAGTTTTCATCAGGAAATTTAGACAATGTTGCACAAAATGTGCCAACAAATTCTGAAGCAACTTCTCTTCCTCAGTCTACATCCTttgaggaatatgtttcaaaatatccaaataaaaATAGGCTAATTCTCAGTTTACTTGCATCTGGaaataaaactcagaagaaattattaaaagataCTAATGAACGTATTCATGATTCTAAACTGCATAGTTTTGAAATGAATCCAAATGTCCAGAACACTGGTAACCAAGTGAATTTGAAAACCATGGAAACTCCAGGTACTCCAAGTACTTGTAATATAAATGCCAAGATTTCAAACAGCTCTTCTTGCTTTGAGCATAAATCCTTCAATGGAATGTCTTCTAAAAGTGACTCTCACTTTTCCATGGAATTGCTAGCAACATGTCTTTCTTTGTGGAAAAAGCAACCTTCAGAACCTACGGAAGAAAAACAGTGTAATgagtcaaaaacaaacaaaacagcggTTGGAATTTCAAAGCCTGCGGACATCTATGAGAAGAGTCCATTTTCAGCTGTGGGAAATTCTCAGAATAAAATTGTAAACAGCTCACAAGACACAGTTTTATCAATGGTAGCACAGAATTATGAGTCTTCAGGAGCAACTACTACAAAGGGGATTGCTGTAGTATCACCCTTAATTCTTTCAGATGTCAAAACATTGTCTGTCAAAGGTATAACACCTGAAGCTTTACCTGAAACAATATATCCAGTTATTAAAGAAGGCAGTGTTTGTAGTTTACAAAGCAAATCCTCGGAAAATACTGCTGCTTTGAATGTTAATGAACCAGTGACAAGTGCCACAAGCACCAAGATTTTCCCACTAATTCAGAAGGATAAGCAAAGTGAGTCAACTAATACTAATTCAGAAGTCACACCTAATACCAATCAAGGAAAGCATGACAAATCAGAACCAGATATCCAGTATCCTGTGAGTGATCAGCAAACCTCATGTATATCAAAGGACAGTGATATTGTGGGCAGAGATGTATTACAGATTGGCAGTATTTGTTCTCTTGTTGAAGGTGATACCTCTTATAATTCCCAAATAGCAAAGATATTCAACTTGCCCTCTTTGCAAAAGGTTGAGCCACAGAAACCTCTACCCAATCACCAAGTAATGAATAGTAGACAAAATGAACAATTTGACAATATCACTGGGAATAAAGACTTTGACTTtcaaaaagataattttgtaCAGTGCACAGATGTTTCACATAAAATAACTGATCAGTCAGAGTCACTGCAACCTCCAGAACCATCGACTTTGAAGTACATTGGCGCAAAGTGTGGAATTCTAGAGGAAAGCAGTTTGGAGCATATCACTAAAAATGAAAGCATGGCTAATGATATGTGTTCACCAGCTGCTATTCAGCAGGATAATTACCCTCAGGAAGCGGCCCAGGATCCTACAACAAATGAGAATCTCAAAGATAAGACATCAATCTTATACCTACATGATCAGCTGTCAGAACTTTTAAAAGAGTTTCCCTATGGTATTGAACCTGTGAACATGCATGAAGGTTTTGTGGTCCAACAAATGGCACACCAAATCTCAAAAGCTCAAACCTGTGGTACAACCGGTTGTGACTCCAAAGACTCAACAGACCAGATACAAATTACAATATTAAATTCAGAGCAAATGAAAGAATTATTTCCTGAACAGGACGATCAACCCAATGAGGTAGACAAACTGACAGAGCCTCAGAAAGAAAAGCCTGTCACAAAAGAAGGGAACCAGTGTGACCCACAAGCACATACAGTTGAAGAAACCTGTGATTCTGTAATACTGGATTCAGAAAAAGATGATGTCCGTTGCTGTGCGTTGGGGTGGCTCTCTATGGTTTATGAAGGAGTACCTCAATGCCAGTGTAATTCCACTAAGAACTCaacttcaaaggaagaaaaagggaaagatccACGTTCTCCTTTGGAGACTAACGGTTATAAACAAGGAGAGAGAACCTCTGACAGAGATGTTCCTATTGCATTTAACAGTCCTCCAAATAATCAGCCGAAGATTCTTCTGACTTGTCCAATTGAGAAAAAATCTTTTCCTGAAACAGAGCAAGGCAGGAATATAAAAGATAAATCCAAATCAGAACATAATAGCTCATTAGGGACAGAACAAGAATTATCTGGTCACTTTTTATCTAAAGGTGATAAAAAACCAGATTCTTTGCAgagtcacaaaagaaaaagaaaactgcaattTCATGAGATAACTTTTCACTCCACTAACAAAATTGCAAAGTTTTCTCAAGAGAGCCTGCAGAGGAAGCTCATGGCACAAAACTTACGACCACTAAAACCAAAGATGGGTTTTTTGACaggtaaaaataaagatttgCATGTGAAGAATGGTTCTTTGGTACAGTCAGTATCACcggaaaagagaaaattgaaagcaGGTGGTTCTAAACaaaaagttttggaaaagaaGTTAGATGAAGGGAGCATACTTGATtcagagataaagaggaagaaatatgaTAAACAAGAGCAGAATAAGAATGTGGGAGGTGGTGCATTTAAATTCTGTAACCTTTTCTCAACCACAGGTGAAAGAGCCAGGATTAAAGAAAAGACAGTGTCAAATGTTAAGTCCTCAGGCTCTATGGATAGCTCATCTAAAATTAATAGAGTTCTATCACCAAAGGAGTATTTATCAAGGCAGAAGCATAAAGAAGCATTAAAGAAAAACTACCTGAAAAATGTACCATGTGATTCTCAGTATATGAGGTCCAATAAACTTTCTACGCGAGTGGGAAGTTGTGGGAGATCAAATGAGAGACACAATGGCAGTGTACAGACCTCGAAGGAATCATTAAATATTGGTGCAAGCCATGGTAAAAACCTCAAAGCCCATCATTCCAAGGAGTCTAAAACATACATTTCAAGGAATATTAAAGGAACAGTTGGTGGAAAGCCACCTGATAAAATGTGGAGTGATAAAACCAAATTAGACAAAAATTTAAGTAATGTAAATAATGACGTTGAATTCAGCCAAATGGCTTCCCAAGCAAAGGATCAGAGGAAACTGTATCTGAACAGAGTTGCATTTAAATGCACTGAACGTGAGCGCATTTGTCTCACAAAATTAGACGGTTCACCCAGGAAGGTTAATAAAGAAAAGAGACCAGAAAATAAACCTAAGACCCTTTTACCTGTGAAAGATACCACAGAGAAACTAAGCATGCTGGAGTTTAAATTATGTCCAGATGGACTATTTAAGAATACAAACCCTGTTAAAGACCAGAAGGATCTGCCATCTCCTAGGAAGGAGCAAGCTCCTGTGCAAG tttcaggaataaaaagtacaaaagaagACTGGTTAAAATGTGTGACTGAGGAGAAAAGGATGCCGGAAGCCAACCAAGAAATAG atGATAATGTTTTGGCTAATTCAAGACTCTCCAAGAGAAGTTTCAGTGCAGATGGATTTGAGACACTACAAAACCCAGTAAAAGATTCAAAAGCAATGTTTCAAACCTACAAAAAGATGTACATGGAGAAGAGAAGCAGAAGTCTGGGTAGCAGTACTTTAGAATAA